In a genomic window of Curtobacterium flaccumfaciens pv. betae:
- a CDS encoding DNA repair helicase XPB, whose translation MNGPLIVQSDRTVLLEVAHPDAEDARHELAAFAELERAPEHVHTYRITRLGLWNARAAGHDAEAMIDTLERFAKFPVPQSVTVDIRDTVSRYGRLVIRREERPDAPVIANSPTEELERLPLLFLTAEDPSVLAEVIRSKRIKPLLGDMRSSTEVELQPWARGQIKQELVKLGWPAEDLAGYTPGQPHPIDLDTAEWHMRPYQEQAVDTFFAQGSGVVVLPCGAGKTLVGAGAMATVKATTLILVTNTVSARQWRTELLKRTTLTPEDIGEYSGSVKEIRPVTIATYQILTARRKGEYTHLSLLDALDWGLIVYDEVHLLPAPVFKLTADLQARRRLGLTATLVREDGREGDVFSLIGPKRYDAPWKEIEAQGYISPASCYEVRIDLPHQDRLEYAASSDDERYRLAATSPAKTPVVRELIEKHRGEQILVIGQYIDQLDELAASLDAAEITGATPVDERERLYDAFRSGEVDVLVVSKVANFSIDLPDATVAIQVSGSFGSRQEEAQRLGRLLRPNKDGLPASFYTLVARDTVDQDFAQNRQRFLAEQGYSYTILDADQVQTPVG comes from the coding sequence ATGAACGGACCGCTGATCGTGCAGAGCGACCGCACCGTGCTCCTCGAGGTCGCGCACCCCGATGCCGAGGACGCACGCCACGAGCTCGCGGCCTTCGCCGAGCTCGAACGCGCTCCCGAGCACGTGCACACCTACCGGATCACCCGCCTCGGACTCTGGAACGCGCGCGCCGCGGGCCACGACGCCGAGGCGATGATCGACACCCTGGAACGCTTCGCGAAGTTCCCCGTGCCGCAGAGCGTCACGGTCGACATCCGCGACACGGTCTCGCGCTACGGACGGCTCGTGATCCGTCGTGAGGAACGACCCGACGCACCCGTGATCGCGAACTCCCCCACCGAGGAACTCGAGCGGCTGCCGCTCCTGTTCCTCACCGCCGAGGACCCGTCGGTGCTGGCCGAGGTCATCCGGTCGAAGCGCATCAAGCCGCTGCTCGGTGACATGCGGTCCTCGACCGAGGTCGAGCTGCAGCCGTGGGCGCGGGGACAGATCAAGCAGGAGCTCGTGAAGCTCGGCTGGCCGGCGGAGGACCTGGCGGGCTACACCCCTGGCCAGCCCCACCCGATCGACCTGGACACGGCCGAGTGGCACATGCGACCGTACCAGGAGCAGGCCGTCGACACGTTCTTCGCCCAGGGCTCCGGCGTCGTCGTGCTGCCCTGTGGTGCGGGCAAGACGCTCGTCGGCGCGGGCGCGATGGCGACCGTCAAGGCCACCACGCTCATCCTCGTGACGAACACCGTCTCGGCGCGGCAGTGGCGCACCGAGCTCCTCAAGCGCACGACCCTGACGCCGGAGGACATCGGCGAGTACTCGGGCAGCGTCAAGGAGATCCGGCCGGTCACGATCGCGACCTACCAGATCCTCACCGCCCGCCGGAAGGGCGAGTACACGCACCTGTCGCTCCTCGACGCCCTCGACTGGGGCCTCATCGTCTACGACGAGGTGCACCTGCTGCCCGCGCCGGTGTTCAAGCTGACCGCCGACCTGCAGGCCCGCCGACGCCTGGGCCTCACCGCGACGCTCGTGCGCGAGGACGGCCGCGAGGGCGACGTCTTCTCGCTCATCGGGCCGAAGCGGTACGACGCCCCGTGGAAGGAGATCGAGGCGCAGGGCTACATCTCGCCGGCCTCCTGCTACGAGGTCCGCATCGACCTGCCGCACCAGGACCGCCTGGAGTACGCGGCGTCGAGCGACGACGAGCGCTACCGGCTCGCCGCGACGTCCCCGGCCAAGACCCCGGTCGTGCGGGAACTCATCGAGAAGCACCGCGGTGAGCAGATCCTGGTGATCGGGCAGTACATCGACCAGCTCGACGAACTGGCTGCGTCGCTCGACGCCGCGGAGATCACGGGGGCGACCCCGGTCGACGAACGGGAGCGGCTGTACGACGCGTTCCGGTCCGGCGAGGTCGACGTGCTCGTCGTCTCGAAGGTCGCGAACTTCTCGATCGACCTGCCCGATGCGACCGTCGCCATCCAGGTCTCCGGCTCGTTCGGGTCCCGGCAGGAAGAGGCGCAGCGGCTCGGCCGGCTCCTCCGCCCGAACAAGGACGGCCTGCCCGCGTCGTTCTACACGCTCGTGGCCCGGGACACCGTCGACCAGGACTTCGCGCAGAACCGGCAACGGTTCCTGGCGGAGCAGGGCTACTCGTACACGATCCTGGATGCCGACCAGGTTCAGACGCCCGTGGGCTGA
- a CDS encoding response regulator transcription factor, with protein MSDGPKILIVDDEPNIRDLLTTSLRFAGFAVRAVGNGAQAISAVLEEEPDLIILDVMLPDMNGFGVTKRLRSSGYTSPILFLTAKDDTEDKITGLTVGGDDYVTKPFSLDEIVARIKAILRRTMNDEEDAIIRAGELTMDQDTHEVTIGDAQIELSPTEFKLLRYLMLNPNRVLSKAQILDHVWEYDFNGDAGIVESYISYLRRKLDQYSAEPIIQTKRGFGYMLKASKAS; from the coding sequence ATGAGCGATGGCCCCAAGATCCTGATCGTCGACGACGAGCCGAACATCCGCGACCTCCTGACGACCTCGTTGCGCTTCGCCGGCTTCGCCGTGCGTGCGGTGGGCAACGGGGCACAGGCGATCTCCGCCGTGCTGGAAGAAGAGCCGGATCTCATCATCCTCGACGTGATGCTGCCCGACATGAACGGCTTCGGCGTGACCAAGCGCCTGCGCTCCTCGGGCTACACGTCGCCGATCCTGTTCCTCACGGCGAAGGACGACACCGAGGACAAGATCACCGGCCTCACCGTCGGCGGCGACGACTACGTCACCAAGCCGTTCTCGCTCGACGAGATCGTCGCCCGCATCAAGGCCATCCTCCGTCGCACCATGAACGACGAGGAAGACGCGATCATCCGCGCCGGCGAGCTCACGATGGACCAGGACACGCACGAGGTCACGATCGGCGACGCGCAGATCGAGCTCTCGCCCACCGAGTTCAAGCTGCTCCGTTACCTGATGCTCAACCCGAACCGCGTGTTGTCGAAGGCGCAGATCCTCGACCACGTGTGGGAGTACGACTTCAACGGCGACGCGGGCATCGTCGAGAGCTACATCTCGTACCTGCGCCGCAAGCTCGACCAGTACTCCGCCGAGCCGATCATCCAGACCAAGCGCGGCTTCGGGTACATGCTGAAGGCGTCCAAGGCCTCGTAG
- a CDS encoding sensor histidine kinase yields the protein MHTRMNHWWDGISLRTKITGITVLLVALGLLVAGLGTMTVLSTYLMQQLDNTVKQTTEQLEGQNISDGEQYCKLSVVVSQSAYVAAYDADGDRICQTKASSRPDVREATLVEASQSNQRISLYDSQHNHEWRAQIIPASLQNQSDGTTETGYVLIAVSSAGTDETIGKFTAIFLGFGASVILLGAMLTRLLVTATFDPLRDVEDTAARFAAGDFNQRLEADTPNTEVGRLNRSLNVMLERIDSAFEDRERTIAQMRRFVGDASHELRTPLVSLRGYAELYRMGALRKEEDVAQAMERIEKEAQRMGLLVQDLLQLARIDESKPLELGPVDLVAIARDSALDTMASNPDREIQVLVEDSLTGESVPQAVRPSASSSIGSPDSGEAPPVSPTSANTTGPIAFSRQTIARLRARRTRAMNIDAGAAPTDETTPLPTVVLPKRPPIVLAEENKIRQIVTNLMGNAMRFTANDDPIEIGIGVDDERGMAHLDVIDHGEGIPPQLREKIFQRFWRADTSRARDTGGSGLGLAIVSGIVAAHNGSVEVFDTEGGGATFRVWLPLLPRDFSA from the coding sequence ATGCACACGCGAATGAACCACTGGTGGGACGGGATCTCCCTGCGCACCAAGATCACCGGGATCACGGTGCTGCTCGTCGCGCTCGGATTGCTCGTCGCCGGACTCGGCACGATGACGGTGCTGTCCACCTACCTCATGCAGCAGCTCGACAACACGGTCAAGCAGACGACCGAGCAGCTCGAGGGTCAGAACATCAGTGACGGCGAGCAGTACTGCAAGCTGTCCGTCGTGGTGTCGCAGAGCGCCTACGTCGCCGCGTACGACGCCGACGGTGACCGGATCTGCCAGACGAAGGCGTCGAGTCGACCCGACGTCCGTGAAGCCACCCTGGTCGAGGCCTCGCAGTCGAACCAGCGCATCTCGCTGTACGACAGCCAGCACAACCACGAGTGGCGCGCCCAGATCATCCCGGCGTCGCTGCAGAACCAGTCCGACGGCACCACCGAGACCGGCTACGTGCTCATCGCCGTCTCCAGTGCCGGCACCGACGAGACCATCGGCAAGTTCACCGCGATCTTCCTCGGGTTCGGTGCCTCGGTCATCCTGCTCGGCGCCATGCTCACCCGCTTGCTCGTCACCGCGACCTTCGACCCGCTGCGCGACGTCGAGGACACCGCGGCACGGTTCGCCGCGGGTGACTTCAACCAGCGCCTCGAGGCCGACACCCCGAACACCGAGGTCGGCCGCCTGAACCGCTCCCTCAACGTCATGCTCGAGCGGATCGACTCCGCGTTCGAGGACCGCGAGCGCACCATCGCCCAGATGCGCCGGTTCGTCGGGGACGCCTCGCACGAGCTCCGCACGCCGCTGGTGTCCCTGCGCGGGTACGCCGAGCTATACCGGATGGGTGCCCTGCGCAAGGAAGAGGACGTCGCGCAGGCGATGGAGCGCATCGAGAAGGAAGCGCAGCGGATGGGCCTGCTCGTGCAGGACCTGCTGCAGCTCGCCCGCATCGACGAGTCGAAGCCGCTCGAGCTCGGCCCGGTCGACCTCGTCGCCATCGCCCGCGACTCGGCGCTCGACACGATGGCCTCCAACCCCGACCGCGAGATCCAGGTCCTCGTCGAGGACTCCCTGACCGGCGAGAGCGTGCCCCAGGCCGTCCGCCCGTCGGCGTCGTCGTCCATCGGCTCTCCGGACTCCGGTGAAGCACCGCCCGTGTCGCCCACCTCGGCGAACACCACCGGGCCGATCGCGTTCTCGCGCCAGACCATCGCCCGACTCCGGGCCCGTCGCACCCGCGCCATGAACATCGACGCCGGTGCCGCGCCGACCGACGAGACCACCCCGCTGCCCACGGTCGTGCTGCCGAAGCGCCCGCCGATCGTCCTGGCGGAGGAGAACAAGATCCGCCAGATCGTCACGAACCTGATGGGCAACGCCATGCGGTTCACGGCGAACGACGACCCGATCGAGATCGGCATCGGCGTGGACGACGAGCGCGGCATGGCACACCTCGACGTGATCGACCACGGTGAGGGCATCCCGCCGCAGCTGCGCGAGAAGATCTTCCAGCGCTTCTGGCGTGCGGACACCTCCCGCGCCCGGGACACCGGTGGCTCGGGCCTCGGGCTCGCCATCGTGTCCGGCATCGTCGCGGCGCACAACGGCTCGGTCGAGGTATTCGACACCGAGGGCGGCGGCGCCACCTTCCGCGTCTGGCTCCCCCTGCTCCCCCGCGACTTCTCCGCCTGA
- a CDS encoding endonuclease domain-containing protein: MSAPRRLPAPFDRTTFRVADAVGHGIDPERLRRTDLAAPVHGVRAPIDSVDFIGAVTLVMRPDQFFSHTTAAAIWGAPLPQSVRAVVPVHVSTARDGCRMRRPGVVAHRLDRPRTVEYRGFPVSVPAQMWFECAGVVDRDALVAIGDHLVGPAGLATADDLRASIRPGTRFALAARRALDLVRAGAESPQETWLRLAVVEAGFPEPELNVDVHDGAGRFLGRVDMAWSEYRIVLEYDGDHHRERDTFRHDQRRDNGFVVNDWLVIHATASDAHRPAVLFERLRQAFEVRAVGSRRLSA, from the coding sequence ATGTCAGCTCCCCGTCGCCTCCCTGCTCCGTTCGACCGCACCACCTTCCGCGTGGCCGATGCGGTCGGTCACGGCATCGATCCGGAACGACTCCGGCGCACCGACCTGGCAGCCCCGGTCCACGGTGTGCGTGCTCCGATCGACTCGGTGGACTTCATCGGCGCCGTCACCCTGGTCATGCGTCCCGACCAGTTCTTCAGCCACACGACGGCTGCCGCGATCTGGGGTGCGCCACTGCCGCAGTCGGTGCGCGCGGTCGTCCCGGTGCACGTCTCGACCGCGAGGGACGGGTGCCGGATGCGTCGGCCCGGCGTGGTCGCGCACCGGCTGGACCGGCCGAGGACCGTCGAATACCGCGGGTTCCCGGTCAGTGTCCCCGCGCAGATGTGGTTCGAGTGCGCCGGCGTGGTCGATCGGGACGCGCTGGTCGCGATCGGGGACCACCTCGTCGGACCAGCCGGGCTGGCGACGGCGGACGACCTCCGTGCGTCGATCCGCCCCGGCACACGCTTCGCGCTCGCTGCTCGGCGCGCGCTGGACCTCGTCCGGGCCGGGGCGGAGTCGCCGCAGGAGACCTGGCTCCGTCTGGCAGTGGTCGAAGCGGGGTTCCCCGAGCCGGAGCTGAACGTCGACGTGCACGATGGTGCGGGGCGGTTCCTCGGCCGCGTCGACATGGCGTGGTCGGAGTACCGCATCGTGTTGGAGTACGACGGCGATCACCACCGCGAGCGCGACACCTTCCGACACGATCAACGACGGGACAACGGGTTCGTGGTGAACGACTGGCTCGTGATCCACGCGACGGCGTCGGACGCACACCGACCCGCGGTGTTGTTCGAGCGACTCCGCCAGGCGTTCGAGGTCCGAGCGGTCGGAAGTCGTCGGCTGTCGGCGTGA
- the groL gene encoding chaperonin GroEL (60 kDa chaperone family; promotes refolding of misfolded polypeptides especially under stressful conditions; forms two stacked rings of heptamers to form a barrel-shaped 14mer; ends can be capped by GroES; misfolded proteins enter the barrel where they are refolded when GroES binds) has product MAKIIAFDEEARRGLERGLNQLADAVKVTLGPRGRNVVLEKKWGAPTITNDGVSIAKEIELDDPYEKIGAELVKEVAKKTDDVAGDGTTTATVLAQALVREGLRNVAAGADPVSLKRGIEKAVAAVSDQLLANAKDIETKDQIAATASISAADPTIGALIAEAIDKVGKEGVVTVEESNTFGTELELTEGMRFDKGYLSQYFVTDPERQEAVFEDAYILIVNSKISNIKDLLPVVDKVIQAGKQLLIIAEDVDGEALATLVVNKIRGIFKSVAVKAPGFGDRRKAMLQDIAILTGGQVISEEVGLKLENATLDLLGRARKVVITKDETTIVEGAGDAEQIAGRVRQIRAEIEATDSDYDREKLQERLAKLAGGVAVIKAGAATEVELKERKHRIEDAVRNAKAAVEEGIVAGGGVALIQAGAVALEALELEGDEATGANIVRVAIDAPLKQIALNAGLEPGVVAAKVRELESGWGLNAATGEYVDLIAAGIIDPAKVTRSALQNAASIAGLFLTTEVVVAEKPERTPAAPAGDPTGGMDF; this is encoded by the coding sequence ATGGCTAAGATCATTGCTTTCGACGAGGAGGCCCGCCGTGGCCTCGAGCGCGGCCTGAACCAGCTGGCCGACGCCGTGAAGGTGACGCTCGGCCCGCGCGGCCGCAACGTCGTCCTCGAGAAGAAGTGGGGCGCTCCCACGATCACGAACGACGGTGTCTCCATCGCCAAGGAGATCGAGCTCGACGACCCGTACGAGAAGATCGGTGCGGAGCTCGTCAAGGAGGTCGCCAAGAAGACCGACGACGTCGCCGGTGACGGAACGACCACCGCGACCGTCCTCGCCCAGGCGCTCGTCCGCGAAGGCCTCCGCAACGTCGCCGCCGGTGCCGACCCCGTGTCGCTCAAGCGCGGCATCGAGAAGGCGGTCGCCGCCGTCTCCGACCAGCTCCTCGCCAACGCGAAGGACATCGAGACCAAGGACCAGATCGCCGCGACCGCGTCGATCTCGGCCGCTGACCCGACCATCGGCGCGCTCATCGCCGAGGCCATCGACAAGGTCGGCAAGGAAGGTGTCGTCACCGTCGAGGAGTCGAACACCTTCGGCACCGAGCTCGAGCTCACCGAGGGCATGCGCTTCGACAAGGGCTACCTGTCGCAGTACTTCGTCACCGACCCCGAGCGTCAGGAAGCCGTCTTCGAGGACGCCTACATCCTGATCGTCAACTCGAAGATCTCGAACATCAAGGACCTCCTGCCGGTCGTCGACAAGGTGATCCAGGCGGGCAAGCAGCTCCTGATCATCGCCGAGGACGTCGACGGCGAGGCCCTGGCCACGCTCGTCGTGAACAAGATCCGCGGCATCTTCAAGTCCGTCGCCGTCAAGGCCCCGGGCTTCGGCGACCGCCGCAAGGCCATGCTGCAGGACATCGCGATCCTCACCGGCGGCCAGGTCATCTCGGAAGAGGTCGGCCTCAAGCTCGAGAACGCGACGCTCGACCTGCTCGGTCGTGCCCGTAAGGTCGTCATCACCAAGGACGAGACCACGATCGTCGAGGGTGCCGGCGATGCCGAGCAGATCGCCGGCCGTGTCCGCCAGATCCGTGCCGAGATCGAGGCGACCGACTCCGACTACGACCGCGAGAAGCTCCAGGAGCGCCTCGCGAAGCTCGCCGGTGGCGTCGCCGTCATCAAGGCGGGTGCCGCGACCGAGGTCGAGCTCAAGGAGCGCAAGCACCGCATCGAGGACGCCGTCCGCAACGCGAAGGCTGCCGTCGAAGAGGGCATCGTCGCCGGTGGTGGCGTCGCCCTCATCCAGGCCGGTGCTGTCGCACTCGAGGCCCTCGAGCTCGAGGGTGACGAGGCGACCGGTGCGAACATCGTCCGCGTGGCCATCGACGCGCCGCTCAAGCAGATCGCGCTGAACGCCGGTCTCGAGCCGGGCGTCGTCGCCGCCAAGGTCCGCGAGCTCGAGTCGGGTTGGGGCCTCAACGCCGCGACCGGCGAGTACGTCGACCTGATCGCTGCCGGCATCATCGACCCCGCCAAGGTCACGCGTTCGGCGCTGCAGAACGCTGCGTCGATCGCCGGTCTGTTCCTGACCACCGAGGTCGTCGTCGCCGAGAAGCCCGAGCGCACCCCTGCTGCTCCGGCTGGCGACCCGACGGGTGGCATGGACTTCTAA
- a CDS encoding cold-shock protein, with protein MANGTVKWFNAEKGFGFITVDGGGQDVFVHYSAIDMSGYKVLEEGQAVVFDVGTGSKGPQAEYVRPA; from the coding sequence ATGGCCAACGGAACCGTGAAGTGGTTCAACGCTGAAAAGGGCTTCGGCTTCATCACCGTGGATGGAGGGGGCCAGGACGTGTTCGTGCACTACTCGGCCATCGACATGTCGGGTTACAAGGTCCTCGAGGAGGGCCAGGCCGTCGTGTTCGACGTCGGCACCGGGTCGAAGGGCCCGCAGGCAGAGTACGTCCGCCCCGCCTGA
- a CDS encoding LytR C-terminal domain-containing protein, which produces MSTRFPRDRFDDVADGPRVGAHRGAQRRGRGWIVFAWAALATGVLVGVGVLSLAVLNGSYSFNGSDSPSTSTSASATAKPSATSKPSASSSAGSGSAGADSAAAATPAQQGTTTVVVLNGTTTTGLASRASAALTGAGWQVASTGDAGTTGSTSTIVYYQQASQAAVAQGIAKQLGVTAVQQSAAFPNADVSVVLGADYTG; this is translated from the coding sequence ATGAGCACGAGATTCCCCCGAGACCGGTTCGACGACGTCGCCGACGGCCCGCGGGTCGGTGCGCACCGCGGGGCACAGCGTCGCGGGCGTGGCTGGATCGTCTTCGCCTGGGCGGCGCTCGCCACCGGTGTGCTCGTCGGCGTCGGGGTGCTCTCCCTCGCGGTGCTGAACGGCAGCTACTCCTTCAACGGATCCGATTCGCCCTCCACGTCCACGTCGGCGTCCGCGACGGCGAAGCCCTCGGCGACGTCGAAGCCGTCCGCGTCCTCGTCCGCCGGTTCCGGTTCGGCCGGGGCTGACAGCGCTGCGGCAGCGACGCCGGCACAGCAGGGCACCACCACCGTCGTCGTGCTGAACGGCACGACCACCACGGGCCTCGCAAGCCGGGCGAGTGCGGCGCTGACCGGCGCCGGTTGGCAGGTCGCCTCCACCGGAGACGCCGGCACGACGGGCTCCACGTCGACGATCGTCTACTACCAGCAGGCGTCGCAGGCGGCGGTCGCGCAGGGCATCGCGAAGCAGCTCGGCGTCACGGCCGTGCAGCAGTCCGCGGCGTTCCCGAACGCCGACGTGAGCGTCGTCCTCGGCGCCGACTACACCGGCTGA
- a CDS encoding DUF3263 domain-containing protein — MTSPTDERSVDQRSADQLGADQLGADQLSELAKHVLSFEQDRARHDRTKEAEIRVEFEMSAARYYQVLNRVIDSPAALAYDPQLVTRLQRLRHARTSARATRSFVAPGAAPEGREEER, encoded by the coding sequence GTGACCAGCCCCACCGACGAACGCAGCGTCGACCAGCGCAGCGCTGATCAGCTCGGTGCTGACCAGCTCGGTGCTGACCAGCTCAGTGAGCTCGCGAAGCACGTGCTGTCGTTCGAGCAGGACCGGGCACGGCACGACCGCACGAAGGAAGCGGAGATCCGGGTGGAGTTCGAGATGTCGGCGGCGCGCTACTACCAGGTGCTGAACCGCGTGATCGACTCACCCGCGGCACTCGCGTACGACCCGCAGCTCGTCACCCGGCTGCAGCGGCTCCGTCACGCGCGCACCAGCGCCCGGGCGACGCGCAGCTTCGTCGCCCCCGGTGCAGCTCCCGAAGGACGTGAAGAGGAACGATGA
- a CDS encoding DUF2332 family protein: MDTRARYDAYADRVRVVSPSYAAWARSLDDSLVALLAEVPEQQRQPELFFAVARRLGADPSDPDALRALGLEARPALVAALASATVQANDPQRLAPVIPLFAALAEGSARPLGLVDAGAAAGLCSIPDRVTLDYRVGSGAAVLRMHTAVADPSVRLVADASGAVPTPATVPIRVGVRVALDPNPIDLSVPGAFDRLVEAVPPEASDRTALMRQAARAALAVPPDRLVGAVPGDLDRALDALPDDVEPVVLTTGTLVYVPGADRQRFVDRIRARGVHWIALERTGILRGVAATLPDDVDAADPDAFATVSLDGVAVAVSDPFGTRVRWFRAPNL, from the coding sequence ATGGACACCCGCGCCCGGTACGACGCGTACGCCGACCGCGTCCGGGTCGTCTCGCCGTCGTACGCCGCCTGGGCACGGTCGCTCGACGACTCCCTCGTCGCGCTCCTCGCCGAGGTCCCCGAGCAGCAGCGGCAGCCGGAACTGTTCTTCGCGGTCGCGCGGCGGCTGGGCGCCGACCCGTCGGATCCGGATGCGCTGCGCGCGCTCGGCCTGGAGGCCCGCCCCGCGCTGGTCGCGGCCCTCGCCTCCGCCACGGTGCAGGCCAACGACCCGCAACGGCTCGCACCGGTCATCCCGCTGTTCGCGGCGCTCGCCGAAGGGTCCGCGCGTCCGCTCGGCCTGGTCGACGCCGGAGCCGCCGCCGGGCTGTGCTCGATCCCGGACCGGGTGACCCTGGACTACCGGGTCGGTTCCGGGGCCGCGGTCCTGCGGATGCACACGGCGGTCGCCGATCCGTCGGTCCGGCTGGTCGCGGACGCCTCCGGGGCCGTTCCCACACCCGCGACCGTCCCGATCAGGGTCGGCGTCCGGGTGGCGCTCGACCCGAACCCGATCGACCTGTCGGTCCCCGGTGCGTTCGACCGGCTGGTCGAGGCCGTCCCGCCCGAGGCGTCGGACCGGACCGCCCTGATGCGTCAGGCTGCGCGCGCGGCGCTCGCCGTGCCTCCAGACCGGCTCGTCGGCGCCGTGCCCGGCGACCTCGACCGTGCACTGGACGCCCTGCCGGACGACGTCGAACCGGTCGTCCTGACCACCGGGACCCTGGTCTACGTGCCGGGCGCGGACCGGCAGCGGTTCGTGGACCGGATCCGTGCGCGAGGCGTGCACTGGATCGCCCTCGAACGCACCGGCATCCTGCGCGGGGTGGCGGCGACGCTGCCCGACGACGTCGACGCGGCCGACCCGGACGCCTTCGCGACGGTCTCGCTCGACGGCGTCGCGGTCGCCGTCTCCGACCCGTTCGGCACGCGTGTGCGCTGGTTCCGTGCGCCGAACCTGTGA